Genomic window (Takifugu rubripes chromosome 1, fTakRub1.2, whole genome shotgun sequence):
AAAAGACTCCCAGTGCCACCGAGCCAGCTTCCTCCCTTAAAAGAGCATCCTCAGTCCCCAGGGGCGGCAGCACGCCGACGCCCGCCTCCTCCCGGAACGGGCCCAGCTCCATCCCAGTTAAAACCAGCAGCCCGGGGCCCCGGCAGCCTGGAGTAAGTCCGGGTCTTTGGAGCAGAACTGAGCTCAGGCTGGACCTGAAGTGTGAACCCATCCCAGATTTTCATTCATCAAATCATCCCTTCATCACCGACTCCactttgttcttcttttccttgcggtgatgtcacttcctccgCTGAAACcggtgacctttaaccttgtGTTGTCGCTCCGCAGGCTCCGAAGGCCCCGCCGGCCGGCGCCAAAGCCAGAGCTCCAGCTCAGACAGGTACGGACCCGggagtttccctctttgtgtttctgctcgTTCCATTTGCTCGTCCTCTGTCAGGAGCCGTTTGAGCTTGACCAGCTAGCGCCAAGAAACCCCCCAGTCCCAAAAACGAGAAAGGTAAAAAGAAGAGAGCCGAGCACCGATAACTAGAGCGCTCTTTACGTCCGGCTTAACCGCCGTTTGAGCCGTCTGGATCCAGACCGGATCAAACcagctttgtttgttttgtctccacCTGTGTTGTTGACCCACCCGCTGTGACCGGGCTTCATGCTTTTTACACTGCGGCGTCTCCGACCCGTTTCAGGTGAACACAGTGGACAGAGCAGCCCCGGGACCCCCAAGTCCCCCTCCAGCCAGACTCCCACTGGGAAGGCTGGGGCCGAGGTCAACAAAGTGAAGAAGGTGGCGGTTGTGCGCTCCTCGCCCAAATCCCCGGGTTCTCTGAAGAGCCCCCGGGCCCCGCTGGCCGCGGCGGCACCCATGCCGGACCTGAAGAACATCCGGTCAAAGATCGGGTCCACAGAGAACATAAAGCACCAGCCCGGAGGTGGAAAGGTACCCGACTCTGACTCCAGGCCTGGATTAGAACTTGTAGATTGGAGGTTTATATCTTCTGAATGCTAACAGTTCTCATGCTGTTAGCATggcaaaaacagagagagatttactgggtgggggggggggggttcttggtTCCCCCACTAAATTTAATAACACCTGCGTTGACGTAAATCTCCAGTCTGCGGTCTGATGTGTCGGCGCCCAGTTTAGACGTCTTTGGTCTAATTGTGACGCCGTCACGCGTCTCTTGTTTTGTGATAATTTTGGATCAAAGTGAAATAAGCGCAgccatgagggggggggggggggggggaggggggatttcTGCATGGTTTCCTTCTCCACGTGCATGTGGTGACGTGAACCTCTGACCAGGCAGTCTAATCAGGAGAAGGAAGGTGTGTCGCCTGtgccagccagcagggggcgccttGTGGGCTTTCCTCCTTGTCATTAATTAATCCTGACCTCCATCCTGTAAATATGCCCCCAGCtgctcgtccccccccccccccccacaaacatgaTAAAGTCCTTCCACTCCTGATTAGACCGTCTGCTTCTATCAAAGCGACGATCAAACTCTAAAAGTTGACATTTTCACTTTTCCAGGTACAACTCCTTGATCAGAAGGTGGATTTTAGTAATGTCCAGTCAAAGTGTGGCTCCAAGGGCAATATCAAACATGTACCCGGGGGAGGCAATGTGAGTTACTGAGGGATGAACTCAACACCCGACTCTTGAGTATCTCTGCAGTTATGATCATCCAAACCGACCTGTTGCTGAAGGAAGCTGGTCCTCTGGTCTGTGGTGAACTAGGTGGTCACCAGATGGATCCCTGCACACTCCCAGGCGTTCTTTCAAATGACTTCTTAGGTGTTTGTCCAGAGCAGAAGCTCTGATGCATTAAAGCTGGCATCTGTAAAGCTCTTAGTAGGACAACACGCGCAGGGGGAAACGTGCCGACGCTTGTGATACGTCCAACAGAAAATATTAACGTTAAATGGACTTAGATTCAGAAGATGTCAGGAGCTCTGGTGTGTTTCCATCAGTTCTTTTCTGGAAAGGACAATCTGATTAGCAACTAATCTGATTGCACCAAAGTAAAATCTGATTAGTTCAGCGATGTCTGTATGGATGGCAGCTCTAATGATACACGAGaagacctgtcctcctccctttgggctcccccctcctccgccGCCTCTCCTTGTCCTTCCTGAAGAccttttcctctcttctgtctcgCACCCTGCAGGTCCAGATCCTGGACAAGAAGGTGGACTTTTCCAACATCCAGGCTCGCTGTGGCTCTAAAGACAACTTGAAACACACGCCTGGTGGAGGCAAGGTGAGGACTCACTTTACACCCTTTTATTGAGGAATAACTGCTTTTGCCCCCTAGTGGTTGGTTGCACTACAGCTGATCAACCCTTCCCGCCCCTTTAAGACAACGGATCAGCGCACGGTTTAATGAGCCCTTTCTAAAAATGCCATTTGATTTTAGTGCTCGCAGCATCATTTGCTGTCACACAGCTGACTTCCTGTCGCTGCTGTCGGGCTTTTGGCTCCTCCAAAAACGCCTGAATCAGCCGTTttctcctgccctcctctcgctccctcGGAGCCCTGGAGTCCCTGACGTTTCTCTCCTGGTTTGCAGCTGTTGCTTCTGCAGGGTAACGGTCTTCTTTCCTCACGTATCAACTTTCCAGGTACAAATTCTTGATAAGAAGCTGGACTTGAGCAATGTGCAGTCTCGCTGTGGCTCCAAAGATAATATAAAACATGTACCCGGAGGTGGAAACGTGAGTAGCACGGGAGCCCGCTCTGTGGCGGATTCTCCTGAATGCACCTTTACGACGGAGAAGGTTGCGAGCGTGCACGCAAGCTCCCACCTGTGTGAAGCCTCCACGCTCCCGACACTGTTAACACCTCCATTAACAGTTTTATCCTTCAGCTTAAggtggagagcagagcagcgccGGGCGCTCCAGGGTCGGACTGCTGCGTAACCCAAATTTAGGCTAATTTTAGCCGCTTTGACGTCACTTTTCTAGTTTTCTCTGGTCGCTGGTCAATGCTAAAGGTCAATGAagcagtgggcgtggccattTAGGTTGCTATGTAGGTATTATGTATCGAAAGAGCTGAACAAAGACGCCTTCTGAATGAAGAGTTTAAAGGCTGGGATGATTGacaggagggggcggggtcacagACGTTCCATAAAGAAATCTAATTGGTGGCGGACGGATGGCGTCGGCGTTGCGCAATGCTCGCGCTCCACCGTAAGCTGGGTAGATCTGTTAACCCTGTGCGTCAGTTTGTGATCCGTGTTCAAAACCACCCAAACCGGCCCCTAAAACAACCTGCATGAACCCCGTGTGTGGTTTCCTGTTGTCCTCCGACTGATCTCAGGTAACAAAGTAAATCTAGAATCTGTAACCTTCCGCTGGTCGGAGTGATAAACGCGAACGGATCGAGGACTCTGAGCGGGAACAAAGGGCGTGTGTCCTCGCCTGGCGGCCCTGAGGTGACCTCAGCCCCGGCGCCACTGAGCGGCTTTGTGTGGACGGACGGTCGGCGGCGACGGGGGAGGCCGAGATGAGGTCACGGATGAGGTCACGGATGAGGGCACCCTCCGCGACGGGCGCGATGACGCTCACACCTCCCCACCTGCCTCCTTTCTGCCCTTCGGTTTCCTCCTTTAACCTCTGCCAACGTTTCCCGGGGACTAACAGACTGTGGGATCAGTTCGCCTGTCGCTGCATGAAAACCTCGCCGCAGCGTCACGCTCACCCGCTAACGCGCCCGCGCCTGTGTTCACAGGTCCAGATCGTGCACAAGAAGATCGACCTGAGCAACGTGACGTCCAAATGCGGATCCAAAGTCAACATTCACCATAAGCCAGGTTCCTGCTCTCGATTGTCTCTTTGCTGCTCTTGTTTGGCTCCCCgctcacctttgaccccggctCCTCCCCAGGCGGTGGAAACGTGGAGATCAAAAACGAGAAGGTGGAGTTCAGAGCCCAGTCCAAGGTCGGCTCTCTGGGCAACATCACCCACGTTCCCGGAGGGGGAGTGAAAAAGGTACGGCCGTGGCACCGGCGTTGACCCCTAGGTTGACCCCGACCTCTTCCTAAAGCTCTATCCGCCCCTGTTGCTCAACGGCAGCGGCCGTTTCCTGACTCTTATTTTGTAGGGGTGTTTCCTGCCAGGCAGAGTGTACATCTGTGTCCTCCTGGTGGCTTAAAAGATAAAATCCTTCCCAACATTACCCAGCAGACACGTTTCTACgtttaaatcttttaaaaaggcAGGAAATGAAGTTAGTGACCCCAGATTTGACCCcttacccacaatgcatcacACGTTAAGGCCACGTCTGCGGTAGTTTCGTGCGTtcattttgcccccccccccccacatcccgCGACCTCAGCGCTCCTCCTTCAGCGTTCATCTATGATTTGGATCTTCTGTTTGCCatcgtttatttatttattgattgatttgttttcccTCATTGTTTTGAGTTCTGTTGACGCCATCGTGTGTTTTCGTTCCATGTCGTGTTGTTTTCCCTCGTCTGTagagggagaaggggaaggaagCTGGGGGGAGCGCCTCAGAcagcccctctctcccctcccccgctctcacccccccccagtcaCCTCAGACTGTCCCCTCAGCTTCCATCACCCCCATCTTGACGAACCCCCTCATAAAGATCGAGGACTCCCGTAAGTACCCGTCCGCCCCAACGGCAGCGCGAACGCGCGTTTGTGATCTTATTCCAGGTTTGAAAATTGATTATTTATTAGAGTTCAGCACTTTCTAGGAGTTAAAGATGGAGGCTGACTCGTTTCAGCTGCTTTCATGCTTCTTTTCTTGATCAAGGACGTATGAAGGGCAAACGGGGCAACACTTCTAGTGACATTATAAAACCGACAGGCCATCTTTATTAGAACAGGAACACATTTatcaaattaaaaatgatttcaaTTACAAGAGTTACGCGGTTCCTCCAGAAGGGGGCGCTGTAATCTCCCCTAACCTGCTCCTGTGGTCCGTGCCCAGATTGAGAGCCACAAACTGACCTTCCGTGAGACGGCCAAGGCCCGCACCGACCACGGCGCCGAGATCGTCTCTTTGGAAGACTCCCCCCATCAGCTCAGCACCGTGTCGTCCTCCGGCAGCATCAACATGGCCGACTCCCCTCAGCTGTCCACGCTGGCCGACCAAGTCTCCGCCTCTCTGGCCAAGCAGGGCTTGTGAAGCCCCTCCCACCCCGGCTGCCCTGACTCCGCCTCCACCTCAACCACCTGTAGAGGAGTTGTGATGCCTTCCTGGTTATTTCACTGGACTTTTTTAGCTACATCACCGTTTACCCTTCACTAACCTTCAAAACTGTCCCAGGCATAAATTATCGAGATAAAAAAGAGGCCAACCCCATTGGTTCGCACTCCGGGGTCTCTTTATTTTTACCTTTTGTAAGTCTGAGTATAAATTCTCCCGTTAATCCGACTAATTATCGTCTTAGATTCGGTTTCCCGTCACATCAGCAACCGCcgcctttgttttctttcactgaTTTAGCTCGATATGAAAAAGAGCCGTTCTGGTGTCTGGTGTCAGGAAAACGGAAGAAAACtgcagaaagggaaaaaaaaaagtgctgtttttgtttcgCGTAGTCTCGACTTGCGCTGCACCTCCGGCCACCGTAGGGGAGGAGCCCCGATTAAAATAACCGCTAGCGTAGAAACGTTTGGATCGTGTTGGGCACAGTTTTATAATCGTACTCTGTGGATATATGACATGTATTTGATATGACGAAACATTTGTATCGtgcctgctgctgtcagtgttattctttctttctttttttttttactgctctgaagaAGAAAATTAACTTTTGGAGTTAAAATGGCCAAACTTCAGAGAGGAGGGTGATGCTGTGCTTAACCTGCTAAACAGGTTAAGGCAAGATTGACGCTTCAAGCCAGAGGCCACTGCAAAatatgctaaaatgctaacgaGCCTGGTCTCCTGACGTCATCTCAAATTAGAAGTTAAAAACATTCGCTCGACAGGAATgaagaggatggatggatgatggatggatgggccaGGATTTTGTGTTGCTGATTAACTGTGATGTGCACATTTGTTGGGAGGCGGCTGTCAGCTTGTCATTAATGGACAAAAGTTTGTGGACACCTGagtgtctcctcctcctcctcctcctcctccaaattGTCTTTCCTAAGGGTTTTCAGGTGTTAATGTAGTTTTTTAGCCTTCTAGATAGTTTCTCTTGATTCATTTCAGCACGTTTTAGCAGAGTATTAAAACTTTGAAGTCCATACTTGGTTGCGACGGACTGAGTAGTGACCAGCTGTCTGATTTAACCTTGGAATCACCATAAATTTACAATATATATCAAGTTTGAATTGTAATAGTTGTTGCAACAACAGAGAATCGCGCCTGTCCGCTTTATAGAAGTAAAAATGTAGCGCAACACAGTATGAATGCTTCAAAATCttgctttttttaattcaaaaaaataaagtcagaGGTGTCCACACACTTTTATCCATTTAGTTAAGTATTAATCTTCCTCGTTTTAACTGGCTGGAGTCGAACTGACCCATTTCCCTCAAACCAGCCTCTCTGAAAACCTCCCACCACGATGTTCACTGATCAGTGCTTCTGGTCCTGGATCACCTTGAGCAGAGGTGAAGCAGCTTGTTGCATGCAGCTCCTGATGAAGCCACACTCGTCTGCTTTGTTTCCTCCCCTCAGTTTGTGCTCTCCTGCGCTCGGTTCTAGTTCTGAGCAGGTCGCAGAtgtctggtcctgctgctgcgTGAGTGTGTAAAATAGTCTTCTCCACTTAAGAAGGATGTTCTTGCATACCTGCATGCTAAGTTCTTTTCTTCTAGTTGACCACAtctgtgtggatgtgtgggATGGACATGATGCtgggggatggagggggaggaggaggaagtcagAGGTTTCTGTGGTAACAAAACTCACCGCCACCTTTTCAGTTACTTCTGATGTTGTACAGTTGTGGAAATGTGATTGGTCTTGGTCTTGTGCATTTTATTGATAACTGGTTTATGATGATTCTTGTTGCTGTATATGtgtatttgaaaataaatgctATTGAGTCACCATGCTGAGTAGCACCTTTGCTTGGGGGTTCGTTGGGGTGCATCACTTATGTGGCGATTTCTGGGTTAGGAACAGCCTCGGCCCCTAACACATGGAGCCACTACTTCCGCCACCACCCAGCCTGAATGCCGATGCTAAAGTCTTGATGCTAGCTTTTAGCTTTATCCTGAAACATCTCTGGATAAAATCACTTTTCTCCATTAAAAATACGGTTTTAGTCGGACTGTTTGAATATcgggattttgttttttattaccCGATCATTTTGATCTTCGCGGCTAATTATTACTACATTCGATCTTTTCTAACGTTAGCAAGAAGTCCCCCAAAAAACAGGGATAATAAAAGTCAACTGTCAGCCACGCCCCCAGGGCGCCCAACCGCTTTGTTGGAAACCGCACTCCTCACTGCTGCGGACTCTACAAACCACGCCCACAAACCGCCGCGGGGGCGGAGTCATTTGTTTGTCTCGCGGAGCTGGAGCCACGAGCGGCGGAAAACATCAAGGCTACGCAGCTTCAGATcgtacattttttaaaatattttaagtGATCGTAATCATCGCTGCGGAACCCGTTTTcgatatattttaatattttcaatATTACATCGAAATGACAAGTTATATGACGTCACTGCAGCGAGGAAGCCTTCAGAAAataaattcttaaaaaaaaaagatgttacTGCGGCGGCGCGGAAACACCGCCGCGAGGCCGAAGTCACTTGTTTACGGAAGTAACCGTCACCTTCAACGACTTGACTCCGCCCACATTATGAAAAAGAACATTTCCACGCTGTCGTTGTTGCAAAACTCCCAAACTAAACTAATTATCCGCAGAACTTGACTTtctattaaatgcattttattccaTGAGACGAATCATTAAGTCCGCAATAATTtatttcttctccctctgaaTTCAGACACCGAATGAAGAATCCAGAACAAAAAACACTGATTAaacataaatgttttaatggTACTAtttacaaaaaggaaaaacaattcTGTTTTTTTGATTAGATTAACTGCTGCAACAATCAAACAGGTACATCGACATCTCGCTTAACTACAAAAGAAACAAACTGAACAGCTGTGGCATAAAAAGGTGTAAAATGAAACCATagactttatttttttgcataGCGATTAGTTTATTTGGGGGCAGATGGTGCAGTTATGATGGTggtggggagagggggagaataGTGTAGAGGTGATCAGAGTTAAACAGCAGAAAAACGTCCCTTACGTAAATAAACCTGAGCTCGAACTGACAGAGCTGCTACATCTGAGGGCAGGAGCCGAGGGGGGGGCCTGACCGGGGAACCGGCTGGGTTAGAGTTTGACTTGACCACATTTCTTGTTAAGTGGCGGCAACATAGCAGTGAAATTAAAAGGGCAGATTGTGCGATGGTGCCTGTCACCTGTTGGGTTCTCGATGAAAGGAAACCTGCTGTCGACGCCAGACGCTCTCCTGCTGCGGCAAGTTCTGTTGGACGCTTCCAACAGAACAGAACCAAACAGAACCACGGGTCGAGACTGAGCCTCTTCAAGACTGACGGTAAAGGAATGACTCACTTAtagaccaaaaaaaaagtgtcacaCTGGAAAAGACGAAGACACcaggaatgaaaaacaaacaaaaaaaagaagtgctCAGGTGATTGAGGAGGGGCCACATCTGAAATGTACCTGCTTATGAGAATCGGTGGGGTGCCgggggcttttttttattatttttaaattgttttgttatttGTAACGCCACTAAAAATGTACATGGGAATTACAAGCAAACTaaatcaaaaaggaaaaaaaaaaagaaaaagaaaacaccctTTGGCCGTATGTTGAGCAGTCCGCTACATAGTGCGCTACGAGTGTACACGCGACATATGAAACACCACTAAGCTCCCATGTACATTGTTTAGCCTACtacagaaaacatttttgtaCGGTGttgttttacacttttttttttctttttttttttttaaatttatccTTTTTTgctgtgacaaaaaaaacaaatgtgggGAAAAGGCTTCTATCTCTGTAATGTTCACtaaaaactgtgaaaaataTCAGACTGATGTTTGAATATCAAACAACAGGAACCCATTTTCATATCTTAATCTGCTTCGAGGTTCTGCTTGTTAATGCCAGACGGTGACGTTGGGAGTTGGGAGGGACCTCAGTCTGTCAGCCATTCATCGGTGAGCGGGGCCCTTGTTTTTGGGACCGATGTCTTCGTCGCACTGCGGCTCCGCGTCGTCAGAGTCAAGGCGGCCGTACACCGCCGCTCGGCAGCCTGAGATGCTTCTCATTCTGGGCCTGACGTGGTGCTCCACCTCGGGCTCAGGCTCCGGGTCCTCTGCCAGGGGGAAGCCGCGGCGCTCCCACGGCGCTACCGTCTGCAAACAGAGAAAAGTCAAACGTGGCTCCACATTCCACAAATGAAGTCCAATGTTTCCACATGTTTTGTGCACGACCGCACAAACAAGGTCGGCCCCGATAAAGCCAGCGTACCCGCTCTTCAAAGGTGAAGTCCGGCGTCGAGCACCTCGTGTCCTCGCTGGACAGCAGTCGATGGGAGTCCCTGGAGCACGGCGTGTGGGGGTTGGAGGTGGTGTCTGGGCTGGCGGGACTCATGGGCGATGGCACGTAGCTGTAGTCGTGCAGTATGGGGCAGTGACCCGGGTCTGGCGAGGCGGGCTGAGGAGTGGGAGGGTTGGTCCCGCACAGCAGCGGGGTTGTTCGACCGTCCACAGACTTGTACGACCTGAGTGGGTGTGGACACGTTAATACCAGGAGCTGCATGCTaagcgtacgtgtgtgtgtgtgtgtgtgtgtgtgcacgtgtgtgggactcacctgctgcctctcctcttaGCGGGTGCCAGAGCCATCCAGGTCCAGCGGGAACGCTCCTGGTCCTCGTACGGCTGATGGAGCTGCGTGAAGGCGGCGTCCGACAGATCCTCCACCTGATGATGACAGACATCAGTCAGAAAAGGGTGATGTCAGAGCAACATCAAAGGCGTTTCTTTACTGGAAAATTTAATTTGATTGGTTCTAAGGGTTTAACAATTTTCATGGCTAAATAATTCAATCAATACGCTAATCAACAGATTGATGAACAAAAGAAGACCGGTATGTGGGGCTGTGTTTAGTGGTGCAgagtttatttacatttaatcatttattaatgCTTCTAACTTTACGTAACATAAAATCTCACATTTTTTTGTTAAACTTTACGCAAATCTCATTTCAGTTAATTCGCTAAACTAATTCAACTGTTAATGACGACATGAAAACATGGCTGCCTGAACAGAGGAATTCTGGGCAGTTTGGCCAGCAGGTGTCGCTGTTTCCCAGAGAACGCTCACCTCccgctcatcttcctcctctgttatTGGCTGGGAGAAGACGTCCACGCCTCGCCAACTGAGAAAACACATGAGAGGCGACTTCAGGAAACCAGTAAAGGGACTGGGAAGGGCAAGAGCACAAGGAGTCGACCCGTCTGCTGTTACCTGGGTGTGAGAATCTCTTTGTactgcagcttctccacccGGGTGGTGGCGGCCACAGACATGGGGATGACAATATTGTTTATATCGAAGGAGCTCTCACCTCGCCGCCTCTTGATAGGCTGCTGTCGGGGGACAAAGAGGAGTTTATACGAAACATCGACCTGGATTTACAGACTGATTCAATGACTCGGGGCATCGGCTCGTAACCCTGCGGGTTTGAAAAATGGCTTCCGTACGGGTGTGCTTGAGATGCCCTGGCTGCCAGCACCCAGAGGCATGGCGTTCTCTGAAGACGTGGAGAGTTGGCGAGGGAGGGGACTGTGAAGTGCAGAGTGCATGTTGGTCAGTGTCGGGCAGGGGGTGCTGGAGTCCAGGAAGATTTTGGGAGAGGCTGCAGAACATGAGAGGACGGTCAGACTTTGATATGCGACAGATTTCTGCGTTACGGTCCCGCGTCTCAGGAACTCACAGTCCGTCCTCTCCAGCGAGTGCTCTCTTAACCTCTTGCGGCTGTAGCTCCTGTCGTAGGGGCCTAACGGCGTGTTCAGCGCCTGTAGGCGCTCGGCCTTACACAAACTCTGACCCTCCGAGCGAGGTGTGTGCAGAACAGAAGTGCTGCTGCTCACGCCACCGTCCAtcatcctctgcttctctgcaCGGTTCTTATAGTGACCAAGCCCTGCAGAGAACAACCAATCTTGGTGACGCAGATGCTCATATGTTTAAAAACACCTGACCTGGAGGATGGGCTGAAGCTTTCTTCACATTTGAATCCGTTTTAGTTTGGTGCTCCCAGCTTGCTGGTTGTTGGGAGcgttttcatgtgtgtgtactCACTGACTGCCATGAGCGAGTTGGCGAACTTGTGCTTCTCTTTGGATGAAGACAGTTTGTTTTTGAGTGAAAGCTTCTTCAGCGGTTTACTTCGCTCCAGCGACTTGCTCTGCCACTGACTCTTCATCACCTGCTGCAGGCGGAGGCCTACGCACACATCTGCACAACCAGAAGGCTCGACTTTAGCACGACAAGGTCAGTTCTGACGTGTCCATAGATTGAGGTCGTCGTCTCACCACGTGACAGATTTTCTAACTAGCTTCGTTTGGTTTGATTTGTGAGATTGAGCATAAACAAGGCGGCCAGCACAGAAAGAGCATAACTGTTAATAAAGTGCCTCATCAACTTCCTGTAAGGAGGCCGTCTGTGGCCCCGCCTTGTTTGTCTTCCCCTCTGAatgtaaaacaggaaatagCTGCATAAACAGACTTGTGCAGCACTGACCGTCAGGGAAGGAGAGGATGGGGTGGACGCCAAGATCCAGCTTTGACAGGCGCTCCAGGGTGGGCAGCTCGTACTGAGGGTCTTCTCTGGGTGTGGGCCGGCCACTGCACATCACACAGCTGGAGTTCACCCTGCAGGCGCACTGAACCCCACCTCTCTGGGCCTGTGGACCACAAAGCAGACGTGTCGGTTCCAAAGCTGCTCCCCAAAATGAGCCCGAGAGCCAATTCCAAGTTTTCACCAGTTCCGCTACAAGCGCAAAATTAAAAACGGGGTTCGAGTCATGTGCAACGGCGCCCACCTTCCCGTTCAGGTTGGTCACAGTGTTGGGCTGGatgagccgccgccgccgacagCTGAGGAGCGGCCGTGTGCGCGCAGCCACGCACGTGCTGTCGTGAGCCAGCGGCTGCTGGTGCTTCGTGTCTGCACTCTCCGCCATCCTACCGCACAAGAAGGGACTTAAACACCAGCAGAAGGATGTAAAACACTCTTGAAAACCAAAAAGAGGCTTAAAGCGACGCTCGCTAATCTCGTCAAATCAATTCAAAAGTTCCTTCGGTGTCTCGGGAAGTGATCTGAGACCACCGTGATCAGTACCTGCTGATGACGCCGTTCACCGGCTGCACATTTTGACCCTTCAGAAGGCCGACGTCCGTGTTGgcgaggtgggcggggcctgtgtGCTCCGCCTGTTCCGAATCAACGTCCTGCACAGACAGATAAGATGGCAGCAGCCAGCTTAGGTGACGTTTAAAGGGGAGGGGGCAAACGCAAGGTCAACCTGAGGCCAAGGTCAACAGGTGAGTGTCCACAGGATGAGCAAACATATATACGGATATGTTGAATTTGGGAGCGTTTTGTGAACCAGTTTCAAAATCAACACTTTATGCTTGATCGTAACTGCTCCCAGAGGAGTCTTTAGACCAGCCGTGAGATGGAGACAAAACTTAGCAAAAGCCGGGGGGGAACTACCAGTGCAgagaacagagaacagagaacagTTGAAACCCAGCCACTCCTGCGGCTGTTCTGGTTCAACTGGTTTGATGTTTCTATTCAAAACTCAATGAAGGAACGACCCAT
Coding sequences:
- the mapta gene encoding microtubule-associated protein tau isoform X9, with the protein product MDYNASNSYGSGDAVSASVANMSIHDQRHQENGVQMGHRGPGDAKMKAEASAEKGGVRAESPQVERASAEEEGPLAGGAASTEKPAGGAGGESEPAENGAAPEDVDSMGASCSLDPGSEGVEECGKRLNDSSWASEDLSSSSNMRQEEVASRGSPEWAGPADSQRAISLDASESAAEMSNQALVRSAALEDLTRVDDRSSWVNPAEAAAAAAASAFTGSSDSPPDVPHAEAEGKGSEGKGSERDGPPAPAPSGAAAEGGGVESPSQTGSRSQPHIRDDSGTPSAAVQTSELQKGSPQSSLSRKSLVPVLKAPAKMDNGSADKTPSATEPASSLKRASSVPRGGSTPTPASSRNGPSSIPVKTSSPGPRQPGAPKAPPAGAKARAPAQTGEHSGQSSPGTPKSPSSQTPTGKAGAEVNKVKKVAVVRSSPKSPGSLKSPRAPLAAAAPMPDLKNIRSKIGSTENIKHQPGGGKVQLLDQKVDFSNVQSKCGSKGNIKHVPGGGNVQILDKKVDFSNIQARCGSKDNLKHTPGGGKVQILDKKLDLSNVQSRCGSKDNIKHVPGGGNVQIVHKKIDLSNVTSKCGSKVNIHHKPGGGNVEIKNEKVEFRAQSKVGSLGNITHVPGGGVKKIESHKLTFRETAKARTDHGAEIVSLEDSPHQLSTVSSSGSINMADSPQLSTLADQVSASLAKQGL
- the mapta gene encoding microtubule-associated protein tau isoform X16, whose amino-acid sequence is MDYNASNSYGSGDAVSASVANMSIHDQRHQENGVQMGHRGPGDAKMKAEASAEKGGVRAESPQVERASAEEEGPLAAGGAASTAPAKMDNGSADKTPSATEPASSLKRASSVPRGGSTPTPASSRNGPSSIPVKTSSPGPRQPGAPKAPPAGAKARAPAQTGEHSGQSSPGTPKSPSSQTPTGKAGAEVNKVKKVAVVRSSPKSPGSLKSPRAPLAAAAPMPDLKNIRSKIGSTENIKHQPGGGKVQLLDQKVDFSNVQSKCGSKGNIKHVPGGGNVQILDKKVDFSNIQARCGSKDNLKHTPGGGKVQILDKKLDLSNVQSRCGSKDNIKHVPGGGNVQIVHKKIDLSNVTSKCGSKVNIHHKPGGGNVEIKNEKVEFRAQSKVGSLGNITHVPGGGVKKIESHKLTFRETAKARTDHGAEIVSLEDSPHQLSTVSSSGSINMADSPQLSTLADQVSASLAKQGL
- the mapta gene encoding microtubule-associated protein tau isoform X3: MDYNASNSYGSGDAVSASVANMSIHDQRHQENGVQMGHRGPGDAKMKEGEAALGGNDGRPVSDLSGAESSHEDELIPAEASAEKGGVRAESPQVERASAEEEGPLAAGGAASTEKPAGGAGGESEPAENGAAPEDVDSMGASCSLDPGSEGVEECGKRLNDSSWASEDLSSSSNMRQEEVASRGSPEWAGPADSQRAISLDASESAAEMSNQALVRSAALEDLTRVDDRSSWVNPAEAAAAAAASAFTGSSDSPPDVPHAEAEGKGSEGKGSERDGPPAPAPSGAAAEGGGVESPSQTGSRSQPHIRDDSGTPSAAVQTSELQKGSPQSSLSRKSLVPVLKAPAKMDNGSADKTPSATEPASSLKRASSVPRGGSTPTPASSRNGPSSIPVKTSSPGPRQPGAPKAPPAGAKARAPAQTGEHSGQSSPGTPKSPSSQTPTGKAGAEVNKVKKVAVVRSSPKSPGSLKSPRAPLAAAAPMPDLKNIRSKIGSTENIKHQPGGGKVQLLDQKVDFSNVQSKCGSKGNIKHVPGGGNVQILDKKVDFSNIQARCGSKDNLKHTPGGGKVQILDKKLDLSNVQSRCGSKDNIKHVPGGGNVQIVHKKIDLSNVTSKCGSKVNIHHKPGGGNVEIKNEKVEFRAQSKVGSLGNITHVPGGGVKKREKGKEAGGSASDSPSLPSPALTPPQSPQTVPSASITPILTNPLIKIEDSH
- the mapta gene encoding microtubule-associated protein tau isoform X17, which codes for MDYNASNSYGSGDAVSASVANMSIHDQRHQENGVQMGHRGPGDAKMKAEASAEKGGVRAESPQVERASAEEEGPLAGGAASTAPAKMDNGSADKTPSATEPASSLKRASSVPRGGSTPTPASSRNGPSSIPVKTSSPGPRQPGAPKAPPAGAKARAPAQTGEHSGQSSPGTPKSPSSQTPTGKAGAEVNKVKKVAVVRSSPKSPGSLKSPRAPLAAAAPMPDLKNIRSKIGSTENIKHQPGGGKVQLLDQKVDFSNVQSKCGSKGNIKHVPGGGNVQILDKKVDFSNIQARCGSKDNLKHTPGGGKVQILDKKLDLSNVQSRCGSKDNIKHVPGGGNVQIVHKKIDLSNVTSKCGSKVNIHHKPGGGNVEIKNEKVEFRAQSKVGSLGNITHVPGGGVKKIESHKLTFRETAKARTDHGAEIVSLEDSPHQLSTVSSSGSINMADSPQLSTLADQVSASLAKQGL